One Rissa tridactyla isolate bRisTri1 chromosome 4, bRisTri1.patW.cur.20221130, whole genome shotgun sequence DNA window includes the following coding sequences:
- the ARHGAP5 gene encoding rho GTPase-activating protein 5 isoform X1, which yields MMAKNKEPRPPSYAVSIVGLSGTEKDKGNCGVGKSCLCNRFVRSKADEYYPEHTSVLSTIDFGGRVVNNDHFLYWGDVTQSGEDGIECRIHVIEQTEFIDDQTFLPHRSTNLQPYIKRAAASKLQSAEKLMYICTDQLGLEQDFEQKQMPEGKLSIDGFVLCIDVSQGCNRKFDDQLKFVNNLYIQLSKSKKPIIIAATKCDECVDHYLREVQAFASNKKNLVVVETSARFNVNVETCFTALVQMMDKTRGKPKIIPYLDAYKTQRQLVVTATDKFEKLVQTVRDYHATWKTVSNKLKNHPDYEEYINLEGTKKAKNTFSKHIEQLKQEHIRKRKEEYINALPRALNTLLSNLDEIEHLSWSEALKLMEKRPDFQSCFVVLEKTPWDETDHIDKVNDRRIPFDLLTTLEAEKVYQNHVQHLISEKRRVEMKEKFKKTLEKIQFISPGQPWEEVICFVVEDEAFKYITDADSKEVYGRHQREIVEKAKEEFQEMLFEHSELFYDLDLNATPSSDKMSEIHAVLSEEPRYKALQKLAPDRESLLLKHIGFVYHPTKETCLSGQNCTDIKVEQLLANSLLQLDHGRSNLYHDSANIDKVNLFILGKDGLAQELANEIRTQSTDDEYALDGKIYELDLRPVDAKSPYLLTQLWTSAFKPHGCFCVFNSIESLNFIGECIAKIRAEAAQIRRDKYMANLPFTLILANQRDSVSKNLPILRHQGQQLANKLQCPFVDVPAGTYPRKFNETQIKQALRGVLEAVKHNFDVVSPVPAIKDLSEADLRIVMCAMCGDPFSVDLILSPFLDSHSCSAAQAGQNNSVMLDKIIGEKRRRIQITILSYHSSIGVRKDELVHGYILVYSAKRKASMGMLRAFLSEVQDTIPVQLVAVTDSQADFFENEAIKELMTEGEHIATEITAKFTALYSLSQYHRQTEVFTLFFSDVLEKKNMIESSYMSDSTRETTHTSEDVFPRSPRGSSLDYNYPDSEDDTEGPPPYSPIGDDVRLLPAPSDRSKYRLDLEGNEYPIHSTPLNCHDHERNHKVPPPIKPKPLVPRTNVKKLDPNLLKTIEAGIGKNPRKQPSRVPAAPPEDIDQSDNYAEPIDTIFKHKGFADDIYAVPDDSQNRIIKVRNSIVINTQGEEENGFSDRISKSHGERRPSKYKYKSKTLFSKAKSYYRRTHSDASDDEAFTTSKTKRKGRHRGSEEDPLLSPVETWKGGIDNPAITSDQELDDKKTKKKIHKPKEDKKPKKKTKTFNPPIRRNWESNYFGMPLQDLVTPEKPIPLFVEKCVQFIEDTGLCTEGLYRVSGNKTDQDNIQKQFDQDHNISLESMGVTVNAVAGALKAFFADLPDPLIPYSLHQELLETSKIMDKTERLHELKEILKKFHPVNYDVFRYVITHLNRVSQQYKTNFMTADNLSICFWPTLMRPDFENREFLSTTKIHQSVIETFIQQCQFFFYNGEIVEAPNPVACQPPPSNAVQMVEPMVPLQLPPPLQPQLIQSQLPADPLGII from the exons ATGATGGCAAAAAACAAAGAGCCACGTCCCCCATCTTATGCTGTTAGTATTGTTGGACTGTCTGGAACTGAAAAGGACAAAGGTAATTGTGGAGTTGGAAAGTCGTGTTTGTGCAATAGATTCGTTCGTTCAAAAGCAGATGAATACTATCCTGAGCATACCTCTGTGCTTAGCACAATTGACTTTGGAGGAAGAGTTGTTAACAATGATCACTTTTTGTACTGGGGTGACGTAACACAAAGTGGTGAGGATGGAATTGAGTGCAGAATTCATGTAATTGAACAGACTGAGTTCATTGATGATCAGACTTTCTTGCCTCATCGGAGTACGAATTTACAACCATATATAAAACGTGCAGCTGCCTCCAAACTGCAGTCAGCAGAAAAACTAATGTACATTTGCACAGATCAATTAGGCTTGGAGCAAGACTTTGAGCAAAAACAAATGCCTGAAGGGAAATTAAGCATAGATGGGTTTGTATTGTGCATTGATGTAAGCCAAGGATGCAATAGGAAGTTTGATGATCAACTTAAATTTGTGAATAATCTCTATATCCAGCTCTCAAAATCTAAAAAACCCATAATAATAGCAGCAACGAAATGTGATGAATGTGTGGATCATTACCTGCGAGAGGTTCAGGCCTTTGCTTCAAATAAGAAGAACCTTGTGGTAGTGGAAACATCAGCAAGATTCAATGTCAATGTTGAAACATGTTTTACTGCACTGGTACAGATGATGGATAAAACTCGTGGTAAACCGAAAATAATCCCCTATCTGGATGCCTATAAAACTCAAAGACAGCTGGTTGTTACAGCAACAGATAAGTTTGAAAAACTTGTCCAAACTGTGAGAGACTATCATGCAACTTGGAAAACTGTTAGTAATAAACTGAAAAACCACCCTGATTATGAAGAGTACATAAATTTGGAAGgaacaaaaaaggccaaaaatacGTTTTCAAAACACATAGAGCAGCTTAAACAGGAAcatattagaaaaagaaaagaagaatatatTAATGCATTGCCAAGAGCTCTTAATACTCTTCTGTCAAATCTTGACGAGATTGAACACTTGAGCTGGTCAGAAGCGTTGAAATTAATGGAGAAAAGGCCTGACTTCCAGTCCTGCTTTGTAGTGCTTGAAAAAACACCCTGGGATGAAACTGACCATATAGATAAAGTGAATGACAGAAGGATTCCATTTGACCTTCTCACCACGCTAGAAGCAGAAAAAGTTTATCAAAACCATGTGCAGCATCTTATATCTGAAAAAAGGAGGGTTGAAATGAAGGAGAAATTCAAAAAAACTCTTGAGAAAATCCAGTTCATTTCACCCGGACAGCCATGGGAAGAAGTTATATGTTTTGTGGTGGAGGACGAAGCATTCAAATACATCACTGATGCAGACAGTAAGGAAGTGTATGGTAGGCATCAGAGGGAGATTGTTGAAAAAGCCAAAGAGGAgtttcaggaaatgctttttgaaCATTCAGAGCTGTTTTATGACCTGGATCTTAATGCAACACCAAGTTCAGATAAAATGAGTGAAATTCATGCAGTTCTGAGTGAAGAACCTAGATACAAAGCTTTACAGAAACTTGCACCTGATAGAGAATCTCTTCTGCTTAAACACATAGGATTTGTTTATCACCCAACTAAAGAAACCTGTCTCAGTGGCCAGAATTGCACGGACATTAAAGTAGAGCAGTTACTTGCTAACAGTCTACTGCAACTAGACCATGGCCGCTCAAATTTATACCACGATAGTGCCAATATTGATAAAGTCAATCTTTTCATTTTGGGGAAAGATGGTCTTGCACAAGAACTGGCAAATGAAATTCGGACACAATCCACTGATGATGAATATGCATTAGATGGAAAAATATATGAACTAGATCTTAGGCCAGTTGATGCAAAATCCCCATACCTGTTGACTCAATTGTGGACATCAGCCTTCAAGCCACATGGTTGTTTCTGTGTGTTTAACTCTATTGAATCGCTGAATTTTATTGGGGAGTGCATTGCAAAAATAAGGGCTGAAGCAGCTCAGATAAGGAGAGACAAGTATATGGCTAATCTTCCATTTACGTTAATACTGGCTAACCAGAGGGATAGTGTCAGCAAGAACCTGCCTATTCTGAGACATCAGGGACAGCAATTGGCAAACAAATTACAGTGTCCTTTTGTAGATGTGCCTGCTGGTACATATCCACGTAAATTTAATGAGACCCAAATAAAACAAGCTCTGAGGGGAGTACTGGAAGCAGTTAAACACAATTTTGATGTTGTAAGTCCAGTTCCCGCCATTAAGGATCTGTCAGAAGCTGACTTGCGAATTGTCATGTGTGCCATGTGTGGCGATCCGTTTAGTGTGGATCTTATTCTTTCACCCTTCCTTGATTCTCACTCCTGTAGTGCTGCTCAGGCTGGCCAGAATAATTCTGTGATGCTTGATAAAATAATAGGTGAAAAGAGGCGCCGAATACAGATAACTATATTATCATATCATTCTTCAATTGGTGTAAGGAAAGATGAACTTGTTCATGGATATATACTGGTCTATTCTGCGAAGCGGAAGGCATCCATGGGAATGCTTCGGGCGTTTCTTTCTGAAGTCCAGGATACGATTCCTGTCCAGTTAGTGGCTGTTACTGATAGCCAGGCAGACTTCTTTGAGAATGAAGCAATCAAGGAACTCATGACTGAAGGAGAACACATAGCAACAGAGATTACTGCTAAGTTTACAGCTTTGTATTCATTATCTCAATATCATCGTCAAACTGAGGTTTTCACATTGTTCTTCAGTGATgtattagagaagaaaaacatgattGAAAGTTCTTATATGTCAGACAGCACAAGGGAAACAACACATACAAGTGAAGACGTTTTTCCAAGATCTCCCAGAGGAAGTTCACTTGACTATAATTATCCAGATTCAGAGGATGATACTGAAGGACCACCACCTTACAGTCCAATTGGTGATGATGTAAGGTTACTCCCAGCACCTAGTGACCGTTCAAAGTACCGATTGGATTTGGAAGGAAATGAGTATCCTATTCACAGTACACCTCTTAATTGTCATGACCATGAACGCAACCATAAAGTGCCTCCTCCAATAAAACCGAAACCACTTGTTCCAAGAACAAATGTGAAAAAACTGGATCCTAACCTCCTGAAAACAATTGAAGCAGGTATTGGCAAAAACCCCAGGAAACAACCTTCTCGAGTGCCTGCGGCACCACCAGAAGATATAGACCAATCTGACAACTATGCTGAACCTATTGACACTATTTTCAAACATAAAGGTTTTGCAGATGACATCTACGCGGTCCCAGATGATAGTCAGAATCGTATTATTAAAGTTAGAAACTCAATTGTTATAAATACCCAAGGTGAGGAAGAAAATGGGTTTTCTGATAGAATATCCAAAAGTCATGGGGAAAGAAGGCCGTCAAAATACAAGTATAAGTCTAAGACTTTGTTCAGCAAAGCTAAGTCTTACTATAGGCGAACACATTCAGATGCAAGCGATGATGAGGCTTTCACCACCTcgaaaactaaaagaaaaggaagacatcGTGGAAGTGAAGAAGACCCACTTCTTTCACCTGTTGAAACATGGAAGGGTGGCATAGATAACCCTGCTATTACATCGGATCAAGAATTGGATGATaaaaaaacgaaaaagaaaattcacaaacCAAAAGAAGATAAGAAG CcgaaaaagaaaactaagacaTTCAATCCTCCAATCCGTAGAAACTGGGAAAGTAATTACTTTGGGATGCCCCTACAGGATCTGGTTACACCTGAGAAACCGATACCTCTGTTTGTTGAAAAATGTGTGCAATTCATTGAAGATACAG GATTATGTACTGAAGGCCTGTACCGTGTTAGTGGGAATAAAACAGATCAAGACAACATTCAGAAACAGTTTGATCAAG atcATAATATCAGTCTAGAGTCTATGGGAGTAACAGTAAATGCAGTGGCAGGAGCTCTTAAAGCTTTTTTTGCAGATCTGCCAGATCCATTAATTCCTTACTCTTTGCATCAGGAATTGTTAGAAACATCAA
- the ARHGAP5 gene encoding rho GTPase-activating protein 5 isoform X2 — translation MMAKNKEPRPPSYAVSIVGLSGTEKDKGNCGVGKSCLCNRFVRSKADEYYPEHTSVLSTIDFGGRVVNNDHFLYWGDVTQSGEDGIECRIHVIEQTEFIDDQTFLPHRSTNLQPYIKRAAASKLQSAEKLMYICTDQLGLEQDFEQKQMPEGKLSIDGFVLCIDVSQGCNRKFDDQLKFVNNLYIQLSKSKKPIIIAATKCDECVDHYLREVQAFASNKKNLVVVETSARFNVNVETCFTALVQMMDKTRGKPKIIPYLDAYKTQRQLVVTATDKFEKLVQTVRDYHATWKTVSNKLKNHPDYEEYINLEGTKKAKNTFSKHIEQLKQEHIRKRKEEYINALPRALNTLLSNLDEIEHLSWSEALKLMEKRPDFQSCFVVLEKTPWDETDHIDKVNDRRIPFDLLTTLEAEKVYQNHVQHLISEKRRVEMKEKFKKTLEKIQFISPGQPWEEVICFVVEDEAFKYITDADSKEVYGRHQREIVEKAKEEFQEMLFEHSELFYDLDLNATPSSDKMSEIHAVLSEEPRYKALQKLAPDRESLLLKHIGFVYHPTKETCLSGQNCTDIKVEQLLANSLLQLDHGRSNLYHDSANIDKVNLFILGKDGLAQELANEIRTQSTDDEYALDGKIYELDLRPVDAKSPYLLTQLWTSAFKPHGCFCVFNSIESLNFIGECIAKIRAEAAQIRRDKYMANLPFTLILANQRDSVSKNLPILRHQGQQLANKLQCPFVDVPAGTYPRKFNETQIKQALRGVLEAVKHNFDVVSPVPAIKDLSEADLRIVMCAMCGDPFSVDLILSPFLDSHSCSAAQAGQNNSVMLDKIIGEKRRRIQITILSYHSSIGVRKDELVHGYILVYSAKRKASMGMLRAFLSEVQDTIPVQLVAVTDSQADFFENEAIKELMTEGEHIATEITAKFTALYSLSQYHRQTEVFTLFFSDVLEKKNMIESSYMSDSTRETTHTSEDVFPRSPRGSSLDYNYPDSEDDTEGPPPYSPIGDDVRLLPAPSDRSKYRLDLEGNEYPIHSTPLNCHDHERNHKVPPPIKPKPLVPRTNVKKLDPNLLKTIEAGIGKNPRKQPSRVPAAPPEDIDQSDNYAEPIDTIFKHKGFADDIYAVPDDSQNRIIKVRNSIVINTQGEEENGFSDRISKSHGERRPSKYKYKSKTLFSKAKSYYRRTHSDASDDEAFTTSKTKRKGRHRGSEEDPLLSPVETWKGGIDNPAITSDQELDDKKTKKKIHKPKEDKKPKKKTKTFNPPIRRNWESNYFGMPLQDLVTPEKPIPLFVEKCVQFIEDTAYSLCDHGASRMILLVQQKTTFRSGELF, via the exons ATGATGGCAAAAAACAAAGAGCCACGTCCCCCATCTTATGCTGTTAGTATTGTTGGACTGTCTGGAACTGAAAAGGACAAAGGTAATTGTGGAGTTGGAAAGTCGTGTTTGTGCAATAGATTCGTTCGTTCAAAAGCAGATGAATACTATCCTGAGCATACCTCTGTGCTTAGCACAATTGACTTTGGAGGAAGAGTTGTTAACAATGATCACTTTTTGTACTGGGGTGACGTAACACAAAGTGGTGAGGATGGAATTGAGTGCAGAATTCATGTAATTGAACAGACTGAGTTCATTGATGATCAGACTTTCTTGCCTCATCGGAGTACGAATTTACAACCATATATAAAACGTGCAGCTGCCTCCAAACTGCAGTCAGCAGAAAAACTAATGTACATTTGCACAGATCAATTAGGCTTGGAGCAAGACTTTGAGCAAAAACAAATGCCTGAAGGGAAATTAAGCATAGATGGGTTTGTATTGTGCATTGATGTAAGCCAAGGATGCAATAGGAAGTTTGATGATCAACTTAAATTTGTGAATAATCTCTATATCCAGCTCTCAAAATCTAAAAAACCCATAATAATAGCAGCAACGAAATGTGATGAATGTGTGGATCATTACCTGCGAGAGGTTCAGGCCTTTGCTTCAAATAAGAAGAACCTTGTGGTAGTGGAAACATCAGCAAGATTCAATGTCAATGTTGAAACATGTTTTACTGCACTGGTACAGATGATGGATAAAACTCGTGGTAAACCGAAAATAATCCCCTATCTGGATGCCTATAAAACTCAAAGACAGCTGGTTGTTACAGCAACAGATAAGTTTGAAAAACTTGTCCAAACTGTGAGAGACTATCATGCAACTTGGAAAACTGTTAGTAATAAACTGAAAAACCACCCTGATTATGAAGAGTACATAAATTTGGAAGgaacaaaaaaggccaaaaatacGTTTTCAAAACACATAGAGCAGCTTAAACAGGAAcatattagaaaaagaaaagaagaatatatTAATGCATTGCCAAGAGCTCTTAATACTCTTCTGTCAAATCTTGACGAGATTGAACACTTGAGCTGGTCAGAAGCGTTGAAATTAATGGAGAAAAGGCCTGACTTCCAGTCCTGCTTTGTAGTGCTTGAAAAAACACCCTGGGATGAAACTGACCATATAGATAAAGTGAATGACAGAAGGATTCCATTTGACCTTCTCACCACGCTAGAAGCAGAAAAAGTTTATCAAAACCATGTGCAGCATCTTATATCTGAAAAAAGGAGGGTTGAAATGAAGGAGAAATTCAAAAAAACTCTTGAGAAAATCCAGTTCATTTCACCCGGACAGCCATGGGAAGAAGTTATATGTTTTGTGGTGGAGGACGAAGCATTCAAATACATCACTGATGCAGACAGTAAGGAAGTGTATGGTAGGCATCAGAGGGAGATTGTTGAAAAAGCCAAAGAGGAgtttcaggaaatgctttttgaaCATTCAGAGCTGTTTTATGACCTGGATCTTAATGCAACACCAAGTTCAGATAAAATGAGTGAAATTCATGCAGTTCTGAGTGAAGAACCTAGATACAAAGCTTTACAGAAACTTGCACCTGATAGAGAATCTCTTCTGCTTAAACACATAGGATTTGTTTATCACCCAACTAAAGAAACCTGTCTCAGTGGCCAGAATTGCACGGACATTAAAGTAGAGCAGTTACTTGCTAACAGTCTACTGCAACTAGACCATGGCCGCTCAAATTTATACCACGATAGTGCCAATATTGATAAAGTCAATCTTTTCATTTTGGGGAAAGATGGTCTTGCACAAGAACTGGCAAATGAAATTCGGACACAATCCACTGATGATGAATATGCATTAGATGGAAAAATATATGAACTAGATCTTAGGCCAGTTGATGCAAAATCCCCATACCTGTTGACTCAATTGTGGACATCAGCCTTCAAGCCACATGGTTGTTTCTGTGTGTTTAACTCTATTGAATCGCTGAATTTTATTGGGGAGTGCATTGCAAAAATAAGGGCTGAAGCAGCTCAGATAAGGAGAGACAAGTATATGGCTAATCTTCCATTTACGTTAATACTGGCTAACCAGAGGGATAGTGTCAGCAAGAACCTGCCTATTCTGAGACATCAGGGACAGCAATTGGCAAACAAATTACAGTGTCCTTTTGTAGATGTGCCTGCTGGTACATATCCACGTAAATTTAATGAGACCCAAATAAAACAAGCTCTGAGGGGAGTACTGGAAGCAGTTAAACACAATTTTGATGTTGTAAGTCCAGTTCCCGCCATTAAGGATCTGTCAGAAGCTGACTTGCGAATTGTCATGTGTGCCATGTGTGGCGATCCGTTTAGTGTGGATCTTATTCTTTCACCCTTCCTTGATTCTCACTCCTGTAGTGCTGCTCAGGCTGGCCAGAATAATTCTGTGATGCTTGATAAAATAATAGGTGAAAAGAGGCGCCGAATACAGATAACTATATTATCATATCATTCTTCAATTGGTGTAAGGAAAGATGAACTTGTTCATGGATATATACTGGTCTATTCTGCGAAGCGGAAGGCATCCATGGGAATGCTTCGGGCGTTTCTTTCTGAAGTCCAGGATACGATTCCTGTCCAGTTAGTGGCTGTTACTGATAGCCAGGCAGACTTCTTTGAGAATGAAGCAATCAAGGAACTCATGACTGAAGGAGAACACATAGCAACAGAGATTACTGCTAAGTTTACAGCTTTGTATTCATTATCTCAATATCATCGTCAAACTGAGGTTTTCACATTGTTCTTCAGTGATgtattagagaagaaaaacatgattGAAAGTTCTTATATGTCAGACAGCACAAGGGAAACAACACATACAAGTGAAGACGTTTTTCCAAGATCTCCCAGAGGAAGTTCACTTGACTATAATTATCCAGATTCAGAGGATGATACTGAAGGACCACCACCTTACAGTCCAATTGGTGATGATGTAAGGTTACTCCCAGCACCTAGTGACCGTTCAAAGTACCGATTGGATTTGGAAGGAAATGAGTATCCTATTCACAGTACACCTCTTAATTGTCATGACCATGAACGCAACCATAAAGTGCCTCCTCCAATAAAACCGAAACCACTTGTTCCAAGAACAAATGTGAAAAAACTGGATCCTAACCTCCTGAAAACAATTGAAGCAGGTATTGGCAAAAACCCCAGGAAACAACCTTCTCGAGTGCCTGCGGCACCACCAGAAGATATAGACCAATCTGACAACTATGCTGAACCTATTGACACTATTTTCAAACATAAAGGTTTTGCAGATGACATCTACGCGGTCCCAGATGATAGTCAGAATCGTATTATTAAAGTTAGAAACTCAATTGTTATAAATACCCAAGGTGAGGAAGAAAATGGGTTTTCTGATAGAATATCCAAAAGTCATGGGGAAAGAAGGCCGTCAAAATACAAGTATAAGTCTAAGACTTTGTTCAGCAAAGCTAAGTCTTACTATAGGCGAACACATTCAGATGCAAGCGATGATGAGGCTTTCACCACCTcgaaaactaaaagaaaaggaagacatcGTGGAAGTGAAGAAGACCCACTTCTTTCACCTGTTGAAACATGGAAGGGTGGCATAGATAACCCTGCTATTACATCGGATCAAGAATTGGATGATaaaaaaacgaaaaagaaaattcacaaacCAAAAGAAGATAAGAAG CcgaaaaagaaaactaagacaTTCAATCCTCCAATCCGTAGAAACTGGGAAAGTAATTACTTTGGGATGCCCCTACAGGATCTGGTTACACCTGAGAAACCGATACCTCTGTTTGTTGAAAAATGTGTGCAATTCATTGAAGATACAG CCTATTCACTCTGTGACCATGGGGCGAGTAGGATGATCTTGCTGGTCCAACAGAAGACTACATTTAGGAGTGGGGAGTTGTTTTGA